The Gossypium hirsutum isolate 1008001.06 chromosome D02, Gossypium_hirsutum_v2.1, whole genome shotgun sequence region TACTACCAAAATTATAGTAAAAGCGAATTcctatgaatattataatagtaaagCATGCAAACTTGAAGCATACAAACAACATACAAACACAACGAGAGAAATTGAAAGTCACTTCTTAGAGTTGTACCTCTGCGTTAGACCTTTGGGAAGACAGAGTAGCATCTACTCTAGCATTAACAAAACGCCACTGCAACCACCAGTTATGAAGTAGCCTCAACAAATTAGCATCCAAAACTTTGTTCTCCCCAATCTTAAAATCATTACCAACAAAGCTCAAAATCGACAGCCTAGTTACCAAATTATCATCCAACCCATTCCTCAGTCTAGGACTCATTCCCCTTGTTGAAGATGACCCAAGCTTACTTGGTGATGCAAGCCGAACTAGCCTATGAATTGGCAGTAACTATCCTCTGCTGTTTAATACAACGTTTGGAGACAAAAAAAGAGTATCAGTTCCAAACTTGTCTGGTACAATTAGCTTAGTGCACGCTGTATTTTTCTTAGAACGGGCGAGCCAGGATGGGACCGGCATACCCGATTAGCAGTCTGTTGCTAGGACCGAGTGGAGACCATTATTCCTTGAGGCCCACGCTTAACGTCTATCTTAGCGGAGGAACTTTGTGAAGAACCTGACGTACTACCAGAAGAAACACTTACAGTATCAAAAGCAGCGAGACCACGTTGAGCCTTAGATTCAATAGGAGTAACGGCTGTTATATCTCTATTCTCAACCATAGAATCTTGCAGTGGCCCAAGTACATTGCCATTAATAGAACCGTTTAATCTATTCCTCTCATCAGTGCAAGCCATGCTTCTACTAGTCACTGAGTTAGGTAGCCTTAACCTCGCCGGCCACCGCTCGgtctttgaaattttagtttgctCTGTTCTTCTCATTTCCAGCATCGATTTGCACCTGTTGGTGGTTTCTTTCTTTGTGGGGCATGGTGATGGAGCTGGTGTAGCTTTGCTAACCTAGTCAGCAGTGTTGTTGTTAGCGTTGTCAGTTTTCAAAAGCATAGGTTTATTAGACGGCAGGGTCACCGCATGTCTCGTCTCCACCAATTGAGACCTCTTAATAGCCGATGAAGTCGTGTGTTTTATGGAAGAATTTGAGTGGGATGAGGAGGTGGACAAATATTTTCGGGA contains the following coding sequences:
- the LOC107910314 gene encoding QWRF motif-containing protein 2, with the protein product MSPRLRNGLDDNLVTRLSILSFVGNDFKIGENKVLDANLLRLLHNWWLQWRFVNARVDATLSSQRSNAEMIFLDEWTILDHDYYSSLSGSTKALMASMVRLPVVYGAKVDVPKL